In the Staphylococcus sp. IVB6240 genome, one interval contains:
- a CDS encoding 3'-5' exonuclease, translating to MSQNSFIALDFETANYKRTSICSVGMVKIVNHQLTESFHTLVNPNDFFSERNIQVHGIQQSDVLHAPAFNEVLPYMLDFITDLPVVAHNAAFDMSVLHASLKAAHFDTPDLTYFCSCQLARRTVSSHRYGLKHMMDFYGLDFRGHHDALNDAKACAMITYRLLKHYPDLQTVLNVYGKKLRDKDAL from the coding sequence ATGTCACAAAATAGCTTTATCGCATTAGATTTTGAAACAGCAAATTATAAAAGAACGAGTATTTGTTCAGTTGGAATGGTTAAAATTGTAAACCATCAATTAACCGAATCTTTTCATACATTGGTGAATCCAAATGACTTCTTCTCTGAGCGTAATATCCAAGTTCACGGTATTCAGCAAAGCGATGTGCTTCATGCACCTGCTTTTAATGAGGTACTTCCTTATATGTTGGATTTTATTACCGATTTACCAGTTGTTGCACATAATGCAGCGTTCGATATGTCTGTTTTACATGCGAGCTTAAAGGCTGCTCATTTTGATACGCCAGACCTTACCTATTTCTGCTCATGCCAACTCGCACGCCGCACAGTGTCTTCACATCGTTATGGCTTAAAACATATGATGGACTTCTATGGTTTGGACTTCCGTGGCCATCACGATGCATTAAATGATGCCAAAGCTTGTGCCATGATTACGTATCGCTTACTCAAACACTATCCAGACTTACAAACAGTATTGAACGTTTATGGTAAAAAACTACGCGATAAAGATGCCCTATAA
- a CDS encoding glutamine amidotransferase, whose translation MHELTVFHFMPDKLNLYSDIGNIMALKYRAKQRNIQINVVDINETDGIDLNEADIFFIGGGSDREQAIATKELTKIKSELKAAIDAGLPGLVVCGGYQFLGEKYITADGKELEGLHILDFYTEAQTDRLTGDIVIESEQFGTIVGFENHGGRTYHSYPTLGHVTYGYGNNDKDKQEGIHYKNLLGTYLHGPVLPKNHEMTDYLLRAAAERKGIPFEPEHIDNVAEEQAKQVLVDRANKDKK comes from the coding sequence ATGCATGAGTTAACAGTATTTCACTTTATGCCTGATAAATTGAACCTTTACAGTGATATCGGTAATATCATGGCATTAAAATATCGTGCCAAACAACGTAACATTCAAATCAATGTTGTCGATATCAATGAAACAGACGGCATCGACTTAAATGAAGCGGATATCTTCTTCATTGGTGGTGGTAGCGATCGTGAACAAGCAATTGCCACGAAGGAATTGACGAAGATTAAGTCAGAGTTAAAAGCAGCCATTGATGCAGGATTGCCTGGACTTGTTGTATGTGGTGGTTATCAATTTTTAGGTGAGAAATATATTACCGCAGATGGTAAAGAATTAGAAGGTCTGCATATTCTAGACTTTTATACAGAAGCCCAAACGGATCGACTCACGGGTGATATCGTCATTGAAAGTGAGCAATTCGGTACCATTGTTGGTTTTGAAAATCATGGCGGACGTACGTATCATTCATATCCAACACTAGGTCATGTCACATATGGTTACGGTAATAATGATAAAGATAAACAAGAGGGCATTCATTATAAAAACTTACTTGGAACATATTTACATGGTCCTGTATTGCCGAAAAATCATGAAATGACAGATTACCTCTTACGTGCTGCTGCAGAACGTAAAGGGATTCCTTTTGAACCAGAACATATTGATAACGTGGCAGAAGAACAAGCGAAACAAGTATTAGTAGATAGAGCGAATAAAGATAAAAAATAA
- a CDS encoding aromatic acid exporter family protein gives MKLKWYKKVIGARTIKTGLATFLTALFCLSLNLNPIFAILSAVVTIEPTVKASIHKGYKRLPATVMGAFIAVVSTYFFGDESAFAYGLTATLTIVLCIRFNLHPGILVATLTALAMIPDIHDDYMFNFFSRLLTAIIGLVTAGLVNFMVLPPKYYEQIEELITSSERQIYYLFDERMKELLIGHFQSSKSDKLVDKLHANNTRIEELLGYQRDELKYHKSKNRSDDWMRLRKLTNRAHENRLLLTHLSNIIYLPQDAMMVFTDEEKEAVINISQSIDQISQCGTFKPKRKSASTLKNSVKGLNEFDINQIKSHTIYEILLIYRILLLRYRVK, from the coding sequence ATGAAATTAAAATGGTATAAAAAAGTCATTGGTGCCCGTACGATTAAAACAGGATTGGCTACTTTTTTAACAGCTTTATTCTGTCTATCACTTAACTTAAATCCTATCTTTGCAATTTTATCTGCAGTTGTCACGATTGAACCTACTGTCAAAGCATCCATTCACAAAGGATATAAACGATTACCTGCCACTGTGATGGGCGCGTTTATCGCCGTTGTTTCCACTTACTTTTTTGGCGACGAATCCGCATTTGCTTATGGTCTCACAGCTACATTAACGATTGTATTATGTATTCGTTTTAACTTGCACCCAGGTATCCTTGTTGCAACACTTACTGCATTAGCAATGATCCCAGATATTCACGATGATTATATGTTCAACTTTTTCTCAAGACTGTTAACAGCCATTATCGGATTGGTCACAGCTGGTCTCGTAAACTTTATGGTCTTGCCACCGAAATATTACGAACAAATTGAAGAACTGATCACTTCCTCAGAACGACAAATTTATTACTTATTCGATGAGCGTATGAAAGAATTATTAATCGGCCATTTCCAATCATCAAAAAGTGACAAACTCGTTGATAAACTACACGCAAACAACACACGTATTGAAGAATTACTTGGTTATCAAAGAGATGAATTAAAATATCATAAATCAAAAAACCGTTCCGACGATTGGATGCGACTTCGTAAATTAACCAATCGTGCACATGAAAACCGCCTCCTCCTTACACACCTATCAAATATCATCTATCTACCCCAAGATGCCATGATGGTATTTACAGATGAAGAAAAGGAAGCTGTTATTAATATTTCACAGAGTATTGATCAGATCAGCCAATGCGGTACATTTAAACCCAAACGTAAATCTGCTTCAACCTTGAAAAACTCAGTAAAAGGCTTAAATGAATTTGATATTAACCAAATTAAAAGTCATACGATTTATGAAATCTTGTTAATCTATCGCATTTTATTATTGCGTTATCGCGTGAAGTGA
- the dinB gene encoding DNA polymerase IV — MEKRIVHIDMDYFYAQVEVRDNPKLKGKPVIVGGRASGRGVVATASYEARAMGVHSAMPMARAHQLCPDGYYITPRFEVYRAVSQQIMEIFHRYTSLVEPLSLDEAYLDITASVNAERSASQIAQMIRRDIWQETGLTSSAGVSYNKFLAKLASGMNKPNGITVITYHNVHDILMKLDIGDFPGVGKVSKEKMHEYGIYTGEDLYQKSERDLIYLFGKRGKYLYDRVRGKDEREVKSERQRKSVGAERTFSVDTNQDEEILRKIEMLCEKIETRLEKLQKAGYTVTVKIKTNTFETHTKQQSLKTPVQQARDIYQIAYDLYYHVKDPDVPIRLIGVTVGTLQDAAFRNMTIYDFL, encoded by the coding sequence ATGGAAAAAAGGATCGTACATATAGATATGGATTATTTCTATGCACAAGTGGAAGTGAGAGATAATCCTAAACTTAAAGGAAAGCCTGTCATTGTTGGGGGGCGGGCGAGTGGACGTGGTGTTGTGGCAACAGCGTCATATGAAGCGAGAGCAATGGGCGTACATTCGGCCATGCCAATGGCTCGTGCACACCAGCTGTGTCCAGATGGCTATTATATAACGCCAAGATTTGAGGTTTATCGAGCAGTTTCTCAACAGATTATGGAGATTTTCCATCGTTATACGTCATTAGTTGAACCATTATCACTCGATGAGGCGTATTTGGATATTACAGCCAGTGTGAATGCTGAACGTTCAGCCTCTCAAATTGCACAAATGATTCGACGTGATATATGGCAAGAAACGGGATTAACTTCAAGTGCGGGTGTGTCATATAATAAATTTTTGGCGAAGTTAGCGAGTGGGATGAACAAACCTAATGGCATTACAGTGATTACTTACCACAATGTGCATGATATCTTGATGAAACTGGATATTGGAGATTTTCCAGGTGTTGGGAAAGTATCTAAGGAAAAAATGCATGAATATGGTATTTACACAGGAGAAGATCTTTATCAAAAAAGTGAACGTGATCTTATTTACTTATTCGGAAAAAGAGGGAAATACTTATACGATAGAGTAAGAGGAAAAGATGAACGAGAGGTAAAAAGTGAACGCCAACGAAAAAGTGTCGGAGCAGAAAGAACATTTTCAGTTGATACGAATCAAGATGAAGAGATTTTGCGTAAAATTGAAATGTTGTGTGAAAAGATTGAAACGCGTTTAGAAAAACTGCAAAAAGCAGGGTATACAGTGACTGTAAAAATAAAAACCAATACTTTTGAAACGCATACGAAACAACAAAGCTTAAAAACGCCCGTTCAACAAGCACGAGATATTTATCAAATTGCGTATGATCTCTATTATCATGTAAAAGATCCAGATGTTCCTATTCGCCTTATAGGTGTCACGGTAGGTACTTTACAAGATGCTGCTTTCCGAAATATGACTATTTATGATTTTTTATAG
- a CDS encoding Mur ligase family protein has translation MRQWTAITLAKLARRASRAVGKKGTDLPGQVARRLDSNILRNLAAKVDEVVFVSGTNGKTTTSNLIGHTLKQNGIPIIHNNEGANMAAGITSAFIVQSTPNTKIAVIEIDEGSIPRVLKEMTPTKMVFTNFFRDQMDRFGEIDIMVNNILSAISGKGIQLILNTDDPFVSRLKIASDNVTYYGMDTGAHEFEQSTMNESRYCPNCGELLEYSHIHYNQLGHYSCQCGFKRHEPDYEVSSFDVTPFLNMTVNDATFNMKIAGDFNAYNALAAYAVLRELGLDNAAVQKGFETYTSDNGRMQYFEKNKKKALINLAKNPAGMNASMAMGDQLEESKVYLFSLNDFPADGCDTSWIYDADFEKLQHQEIEAIVVTGNRAEELQLRLKLAEINVPVIVERDIYKATALTMDYPSMTVAIPNYTSLAPMLDQLERSFKEGHGHA, from the coding sequence ATGAGACAATGGACAGCGATTACTTTGGCGAAACTTGCAAGAAGAGCAAGTCGTGCCGTTGGTAAAAAAGGAACAGATTTACCTGGACAAGTTGCGAGAAGATTAGATTCAAATATTCTAAGAAACTTAGCAGCTAAAGTAGATGAAGTCGTATTTGTCAGTGGTACAAATGGGAAAACGACGACTTCTAACTTAATTGGCCATACACTAAAACAAAATGGTATCCCAATTATTCATAATAATGAAGGGGCGAATATGGCGGCAGGGATTACTTCTGCATTTATCGTACAATCAACCCCTAATACCAAAATAGCAGTGATAGAAATTGATGAAGGTTCGATACCACGTGTGTTAAAAGAGATGACACCAACTAAAATGGTCTTTACTAACTTCTTCAGAGATCAAATGGACCGTTTTGGTGAAATAGATATTATGGTCAACAATATTTTATCAGCAATTAGTGGTAAGGGCATTCAACTTATCTTAAATACAGATGATCCATTTGTTAGTCGCTTGAAAATCGCAAGTGATAACGTGACATATTATGGAATGGACACAGGCGCACATGAGTTTGAGCAATCAACTATGAATGAAAGTCGCTACTGCCCAAATTGTGGTGAACTACTTGAATATAGTCATATTCACTATAATCAATTGGGACATTATAGTTGTCAATGTGGATTTAAACGTCATGAACCAGATTATGAGGTATCATCTTTTGATGTAACGCCATTTTTAAATATGACTGTTAATGATGCCACATTTAATATGAAGATTGCTGGTGACTTCAATGCATACAATGCACTTGCAGCTTATGCGGTATTGAGAGAGTTAGGGCTTGATAATGCCGCAGTTCAAAAAGGTTTTGAAACATATACATCCGATAATGGACGTATGCAGTATTTCGAAAAAAATAAGAAAAAAGCATTAATCAACTTAGCTAAAAACCCAGCCGGTATGAATGCCTCAATGGCTATGGGAGATCAGTTAGAAGAAAGCAAAGTTTATTTATTTAGTTTAAATGACTTTCCTGCCGATGGTTGTGATACATCATGGATTTATGATGCAGATTTTGAAAAGTTACAACATCAAGAGATTGAAGCCATTGTTGTAACGGGAAATCGTGCAGAAGAATTACAATTGAGATTAAAACTTGCAGAAATCAATGTCCCAGTCATTGTTGAAAGAGATATTTATAAAGCAACAGCACTTACAATGGACTATCCAAGCATGACCGTTGCAATACCGAACTATACATCGCTAGCACCTATGTTGGATCAGTTAGAACGTTCTTTCAAGGAGGGACATGGACATGCATGA
- the ftnA gene encoding H-type ferritin FtnA, whose protein sequence is MLDKKLLDALNDQMNHEFFAAHAYMAMAAYCDYNSYDGFANFYIEQAKEERFHGQKIYDYINDRGEKAEFKALEAPKVDFDSILQTFEDGLKQEQEVTKRFYNLSEIANDKKDYATISFLNWFLDEQVEEESMFETHIDYLKRIGDDSNTLYLYEKELAARTFNEEA, encoded by the coding sequence ATGTTAGATAAAAAATTACTCGATGCATTAAATGACCAAATGAACCATGAATTTTTCGCAGCACATGCATATATGGCAATGGCCGCATACTGTGACTACAATTCTTATGATGGCTTTGCAAACTTCTATATTGAACAAGCAAAAGAAGAACGTTTCCACGGACAAAAGATTTACGACTACATCAATGATCGTGGTGAAAAAGCTGAATTCAAAGCTTTAGAAGCACCAAAAGTAGATTTCGATTCTATTTTACAAACATTTGAAGATGGCTTAAAGCAAGAACAAGAAGTCACAAAAAGATTCTACAACTTATCAGAAATTGCCAACGATAAAAAAGATTATGCAACGATCTCATTTTTAAATTGGTTCTTAGATGAACAAGTTGAAGAAGAATCTATGTTTGAAACACATATCGATTACTTAAAACGTATCGGCGATGATTCAAACACATTATATTTATATGAAAAAGAACTTGCAGCGCGCACATTTAACGAAGAAGCTTAG